A single Bernardetia sp. DNA region contains:
- a CDS encoding FixH family protein, translating to MNTLTTLWAKFNWGTGLFLFYAAFVIFMLSLVVMSHQQKIELVTENYYSKGVDFQTQIEEQKNVATLTEKPTIKQLENGNIELKFPTAESERKVNGEIAFFRPSDKDLDFTLPIDLEQENKQLITKKIEQGLWRIKLSWSENDKKFFQETVLVASN from the coding sequence ATGAATACATTAACCACACTTTGGGCAAAATTTAATTGGGGAACAGGGCTATTTTTATTTTATGCAGCTTTTGTGATTTTTATGTTATCACTTGTAGTGATGTCGCATCAGCAGAAAATCGAACTTGTTACAGAAAATTATTATTCAAAAGGAGTTGATTTTCAAACACAAATTGAAGAGCAAAAAAATGTAGCGACTCTTACAGAAAAACCAACCATAAAACAATTAGAAAATGGAAATATAGAACTCAAATTTCCAACTGCTGAAAGCGAGCGCAAAGTAAATGGAGAAATTGCGTTTTTTCGTCCTTCTGATAAGGATTTAGATTTTACCCTTCCTATTGATTTAGAACAAGAAAACAAACAACTCATCACAAAAAAAATAGAACAAGGACTTTGGAGAATAAAACTCTCGTGGTCGGAAAATGATAAAAAATTCTTTCAAGAAACTGTATTAGTTGCATCCAACTAA